Proteins from one Mixophyes fleayi isolate aMixFle1 chromosome 9, aMixFle1.hap1, whole genome shotgun sequence genomic window:
- the LOC142101520 gene encoding SERTA domain-containing protein 2-like, translated as MPTRGLKRKYSEWEESVLDGHLSFQTDSYSFFRQSLLNISLEKFNKGRTMLEPSLRRYVLIANTLRVIQEEICHENPYPLPVVDAGLFRGCDASFGNDVGPFFPQDMENGSLPSGEDDFTVSAAIASILKELESVLDEGCPQGLQRTSGVHESVAKLEPHNGSQTLSPGQPPIADHAATMKEEIFHLDDSTEIELIKELVLAAACSEVLPELPVAMDTSLLEEVPAEASSTSNSPQVTIAMDTSSPDVVTTQAPLEQSVSGVLTKELKSSEAVFGGFEIMSSSYLNGVSFDDPFSDIDTSVFEKEMPLLGAPPSNRLLSSEELWFPPSCNSPTYASSHGVRDSNELDNIIEILVGS; from the coding sequence ATGCCTACCAGGGGTcttaaaagaaaatattctgaATGGGAGGAATCTGTACTGGACGGACACCTGTCCTTTCAGACAGACAGCTACTCTTTCTTCCGTCAGTCTTTACTGAACATTTCCCTCGAGAAGTTCAATAAGGGGCGTACGATGCTAGAACCCAGTTTGAGACGCTATGTTCTCATTGCCAACACCCTGAGAGTGATCCAGGAGGAGATTTGCCACGAGAATCCATACCCTCTTCCGGTGGTAGATGCTGGGCTCTTTCGGGGATGTGATGCATCGTTTGGGAATGACGTAGGCCCCTTCTTCCCTCAGGATATGGAAAATGGTTCCCTGCCTTCTGGGGAAGATGACTTCACTGTATCTGCTGCCATTGCTTCCATTTTAAAAGAGCTAGAAAGTGTTTTGGATGAAGGCTGCCCACAAGGCCTTCAGCGGACCTCTGGCGTCCATGAGTCTGTAGCCAAGTTAGAGCCCCACAATGGTTCACAAACCCTCTCGCCTGGTCAGCCGCCGATTGCTGATCATGCAGCAACTATGAAGGAAGAAATATTTCATTTGGACGACAGCACGGAAATTGAGTTAATAAAAGAGCTGGTGCTGGCTGCCGCCTGTTCAGAAGTCCTGCCTGAGCTTCCAGTAGCTATGGACACCTCGCTGCTAGAGGAAGTGCCCGCTGAAGCCTCCTCAACATCCAACTCGCCCCAAGTAACTATTGCCATGGACACTTCCAGCCCCGACGTGGTGACTACACAGGCGCCTCTAGAACAGAGTGTTTCGGGAGTCCTTACTAAAGAACTGAAATCTTCAGAGGCCGTCTTTGGTGGTTTTGAGATCATGAGCTCCAGCTATCTTAATGGTGTCTCGTTTGATGATCCCTTTTCAGACATAGATACCTCTGTGTTTGAGAAAGAAATGCCACTTTTGGGGGCTCCCCCAAGCAACCGATTACTGTCTTCAGAAgaactctggtttcctccctctTGTAATTCTCCAACCTACGCCTCCAGTCACGGCGTTCGGGATTCAAACGAACTTGATAACATCATTGAAATATTAGTTGGGTCTTGA